Proteins encoded together in one Lysinibacter cavernae window:
- a CDS encoding DUF2207 domain-containing protein, whose protein sequence is MSSEHPDTKGEDSLSEYYEAEAAAAESAGPDSSAKDDADRILSTTPQPSKLYVALSDWLLGVEAWLRSHGGSRLRKGLRGFWAVVALAGVVLLIGPIINKPLSLDDITGSSTTATEHWIARDFNVDYRIDRNNNGELRATVTEHITAFFTEKSNETGITRVLATQYEGHALNPRLLTATLDGVTVQPAETVSGNQLALSVDTGTRLQGDHEFVMTYELSNLAYSATDTASEQAVDLLKWDVFGPSWAQALAGLDVSITVPKELDDRLIRQPRGSLAWTIVGAGQWLEREPGSGSDVTYQFTNDQNIPPHAQASFTMSFEEGTFTMPPPTLTYWIQVFGPLAPLAFLALTLLFALAARAVAWSDARGRPWYIVQYDPPKGVSPQTAAYILRTPQTVELAEALEFARTDGKKTRKASLREAAKVARRTGRAGNLPRALTHYYSSPERRGQLTKGYRKVPRGFVRDFFIAAPIALTIVQFGLIRQLSNQVVLSVIWWPFAFVLVSSFLAAVVLWVALSARPLTRKGALVKQHLLGIEAFSERTQLLQRTETSNKLLPYAVHAGNAKDAGQRVATLIEHELGPDATAGWRTREFLSWPRILVRVLSPLLIIGALAAAVALPTPYPQSVDYESYWGDIPGTLWTKVEAIEASATLSRTPEGSARLEVNQQLEVNFSDESSQTPQFAQQWPDSANGQDLGLEVTAVRIDGKDVPFAVERDHDTKLVRTKLVEVLTGTHTLDIDYALNAAAFAADENGLVDRVRWAALLDGWEHTTGWGDDPAPKPVRISFTLDDTLAALATESGWITKDTESSERAREWKATVIPFGELKELGARAAAASESSSASAGAHTHVLLIEQDEFGGWPLDPTLDDVGAMLDFPAGTFTQPDEGTLRFTQFVQTLPVLAIGLLSAIAILCLPAAALIGRTTGLRLSEQGLHRDLLRWLAPCASVAAFVLFVWASSVMPSDHPLLPLVGFPPVIAILVSVIGLVVARPRKQHRIPAKP, encoded by the coding sequence GTGAGTAGCGAGCATCCCGATACCAAAGGCGAAGACTCGCTCTCCGAGTATTACGAGGCTGAGGCCGCCGCGGCCGAGAGCGCCGGTCCCGATTCATCAGCGAAGGACGACGCTGACCGCATCCTAAGCACCACACCACAACCGTCAAAGCTCTATGTTGCGCTTTCCGATTGGCTGCTCGGAGTGGAGGCATGGCTTCGCTCGCACGGCGGATCCCGCCTTCGGAAGGGCCTTCGCGGGTTCTGGGCGGTCGTGGCCCTTGCGGGCGTTGTGCTGCTGATCGGCCCGATCATCAACAAGCCGCTGAGCCTCGACGACATCACAGGTTCTTCAACAACGGCAACCGAACACTGGATCGCCAGAGACTTCAACGTCGACTACCGCATAGACCGCAACAACAACGGCGAGCTGCGGGCAACCGTCACAGAGCACATCACGGCGTTCTTCACCGAGAAATCAAATGAGACAGGCATCACCAGGGTCCTCGCGACGCAGTACGAGGGCCACGCGCTCAACCCCAGGTTGCTGACGGCAACGCTCGACGGGGTAACGGTACAACCAGCCGAGACGGTCAGCGGAAACCAACTTGCCCTCTCGGTGGATACCGGCACCAGGCTCCAAGGCGATCACGAGTTTGTCATGACCTACGAACTCAGCAACCTGGCCTACTCGGCAACCGATACGGCATCAGAGCAGGCCGTTGATCTCCTCAAATGGGATGTGTTTGGGCCGTCTTGGGCACAAGCCCTCGCTGGCCTGGACGTGAGCATCACGGTGCCAAAGGAGCTGGATGATCGCCTCATCCGGCAGCCGAGAGGCAGCCTTGCCTGGACCATCGTCGGGGCTGGGCAGTGGCTCGAACGCGAGCCAGGCTCAGGGAGCGACGTTACCTATCAGTTCACAAACGACCAGAACATCCCGCCACACGCTCAGGCGTCGTTCACGATGAGTTTTGAGGAGGGCACCTTTACGATGCCCCCGCCAACACTCACCTACTGGATTCAGGTATTCGGCCCGCTCGCGCCGCTCGCGTTTCTTGCCCTCACGCTGCTGTTCGCCCTCGCGGCACGGGCCGTCGCCTGGAGCGATGCCAGAGGTCGACCCTGGTACATCGTGCAGTACGACCCGCCAAAGGGTGTCTCACCGCAGACGGCCGCGTACATCCTGCGTACTCCACAAACGGTTGAGCTTGCCGAAGCCCTCGAGTTTGCGCGCACCGATGGCAAGAAAACTCGGAAGGCAAGTTTGAGGGAGGCAGCCAAGGTTGCCCGCAGGACGGGACGCGCTGGCAACCTCCCCCGCGCGCTCACGCACTATTACTCCAGCCCCGAACGGCGAGGGCAGCTCACGAAGGGGTACCGAAAGGTTCCCCGCGGTTTTGTACGTGACTTCTTTATTGCAGCCCCGATTGCGCTCACGATCGTGCAGTTTGGCTTGATCAGGCAGCTTTCGAACCAAGTGGTGCTCTCGGTTATCTGGTGGCCGTTTGCCTTTGTGCTTGTGTCGTCGTTTCTTGCCGCCGTTGTGCTCTGGGTTGCGCTCTCGGCAAGGCCCCTCACGAGGAAAGGCGCCCTCGTCAAGCAGCACCTCCTTGGCATAGAGGCGTTCTCGGAGCGCACACAACTCCTGCAGCGCACCGAGACGAGCAACAAGTTGCTCCCCTACGCAGTGCACGCTGGAAACGCAAAAGACGCAGGGCAGCGCGTTGCGACGCTGATCGAACACGAGCTTGGGCCTGATGCCACGGCAGGTTGGCGCACTCGCGAGTTTCTCAGCTGGCCGCGTATCCTGGTCCGCGTTCTGTCGCCGCTCCTGATTATTGGCGCGCTTGCCGCCGCAGTAGCCCTGCCAACCCCGTACCCGCAGTCAGTTGACTACGAGTCCTACTGGGGCGACATTCCTGGCACGCTCTGGACAAAAGTCGAGGCGATCGAAGCCTCTGCAACCCTGTCGCGAACGCCGGAGGGAAGCGCTCGACTTGAAGTTAACCAACAACTCGAGGTCAACTTCTCGGACGAGAGCTCACAAACGCCACAGTTTGCACAGCAGTGGCCGGACTCAGCCAACGGGCAGGACCTCGGCCTCGAGGTGACCGCCGTTCGCATCGACGGCAAGGATGTCCCGTTTGCCGTCGAACGGGACCACGACACCAAACTCGTGCGAACCAAACTCGTTGAGGTGCTCACGGGAACACACACCCTCGACATTGACTACGCCCTCAACGCTGCGGCCTTCGCCGCTGACGAGAACGGGCTCGTTGACCGCGTTCGGTGGGCCGCGTTACTTGACGGCTGGGAGCACACAACCGGCTGGGGAGACGACCCTGCCCCAAAGCCGGTTCGGATTTCGTTCACACTCGATGACACGCTTGCCGCTCTTGCCACAGAGAGCGGCTGGATCACGAAGGATACCGAGTCCTCCGAACGCGCGCGCGAGTGGAAGGCAACGGTCATTCCGTTTGGCGAACTCAAGGAGCTTGGCGCCCGCGCCGCAGCAGCCTCGGAATCAAGCTCAGCATCAGCGGGGGCACACACCCACGTGCTGCTGATTGAGCAGGATGAGTTTGGCGGCTGGCCGCTCGACCCAACGCTTGACGATGTTGGCGCCATGCTCGATTTTCCCGCCGGCACATTTACGCAACCGGACGAGGGCACGCTCCGGTTCACCCAGTTTGTCCAAACACTTCCCGTCTTGGCCATCGGGTTGCTTTCCGCGATTGCCATCCTGTGTTTACCCGCTGCGGCGCTCATCGGGAGAACGACAGGGCTGCGGCTGTCAGAGCAGGGCCTGCATAGGGATCTCCTTCGTTGGCTGGCACCGTGCGCATCCGTTGCCGCGTTTGTCCTGTTTGTGTGGGCAAGCTCTGTGATGCCGAGCGATCATCCGCTGCTTCCCCTCGTTGGGTTTCCCCCGGTTATCGCCATCCTCGTGAGTGTGATCGGGCTCGTCGTCGCGAGGCCGCGGAAACAACACCGCATACCGGCCAAGCCATAA
- a CDS encoding 2TM domain-containing protein: METFNTPTPDEDPLRAQAVKRLKAKAEFVNYLWVWLGVTLIVNVVWFFSGYHSYYWPIWPMLGMGIGAFFMGLNAYGPATRGITEDRIQAEMRKLSDKQ; this comes from the coding sequence ATGGAAACGTTCAACACCCCAACCCCAGACGAAGACCCGCTGCGCGCGCAAGCGGTCAAGCGGCTCAAGGCAAAGGCCGAGTTCGTCAATTACCTGTGGGTGTGGCTTGGCGTGACGCTCATCGTCAACGTGGTGTGGTTCTTCTCCGGATACCACTCGTATTACTGGCCCATCTGGCCGATGCTTGGCATGGGAATCGGCGCGTTCTTCATGGGACTCAACGCATACGGCCCCGCAACACGAGGAATCACGGAAGACCGCATCCAAGCCGAAATGCGCAAGCTCTCCGACAAGCAATAG
- a CDS encoding SseB family protein: protein MGLFSRNKKTTGTDAQQSRAGEQQSGAGEQVQLIHHEAVEAALAQWSQRKDAQTMNNVLRQCAFGSLLLDGSDSTLGAGGSPFEVGSILAIGYKADNDGRKLLLAFTSNEELAKYRTGTRPNSFGQPAPAVLAQAMTDYDGIAINPGSPDLTCIMYSAEIERGLTSMPSLNERLKSAMMTNDIPWPHFVQALASTPTLYVAALEITDEAGNVTGMGSPTVTGRASAPGQPEPVYSLAFTSPAEVFAWHPAAQTTAVSFADISTMVADSGRAGVLVNPAGEAVAVSAGEFLQR from the coding sequence ATGGGACTGTTCTCGCGAAACAAGAAGACCACGGGCACCGATGCGCAGCAAAGCAGAGCAGGTGAACAGCAGAGCGGAGCAGGTGAGCAGGTGCAGCTCATCCACCACGAGGCAGTCGAGGCGGCGCTCGCCCAATGGTCGCAGCGCAAAGATGCACAGACCATGAATAACGTGCTGCGTCAGTGCGCGTTTGGTTCGTTGCTGCTCGACGGCTCGGACTCGACACTTGGCGCTGGCGGCTCGCCCTTTGAAGTGGGAAGCATCCTCGCCATTGGATACAAAGCCGATAACGACGGTAGGAAGCTGCTCCTTGCCTTCACAAGCAACGAGGAATTGGCCAAGTATCGGACCGGCACACGGCCCAACTCATTTGGTCAGCCCGCACCAGCCGTTCTTGCCCAGGCCATGACCGACTACGACGGTATTGCGATTAACCCGGGATCGCCAGACCTCACGTGCATCATGTACTCCGCCGAAATCGAGCGGGGACTCACCTCGATGCCGAGCCTGAACGAGCGCCTCAAATCGGCGATGATGACCAACGACATTCCCTGGCCGCACTTTGTCCAGGCGCTCGCCTCAACGCCAACGCTCTACGTCGCCGCGCTTGAGATCACAGACGAAGCCGGCAACGTGACCGGTATGGGTTCGCCAACGGTCACTGGGCGTGCCTCGGCACCAGGGCAACCGGAACCCGTCTACTCGCTCGCATTTACCTCGCCGGCAGAGGTTTTTGCCTGGCATCCCGCAGCCCAAACGACGGCCGTATCCTTTGCCGATATCAGCACGATGGTTGCCGACAGCGGCCGGGCAGGCGTTCTGGTTAATCCCGCAGGCGAAGCGGTGGCCGTGAGCGCAGGGGAATTTCTGCAGCGCTAA
- a CDS encoding shikimate dehydrogenase, giving the protein MTTPSASIPSATTPAAADHIITVALIGEGISASFTPPMHEREAEHLGLHYRYETWDLLTMQESADDIGLLLDRARDRGLAALNITHPCKQRVLAHLDELSPEAAHLGAVNLVLIRDGRFIGHNTDWTGFRAAVLDGLPSIAGSSVAQFGTGGAGAATAYALLDLGVSTLTLVDVDSARALAAADSLQANFPSARVTAASAVDAPLFLGQQQGVVHATPTGMAEHPGVAFDVSLLNPDAWVADVVYRPLRTQLIEQASAAGHAVLDGGRMAVGQAADSIRLITGIEPKPERMRKHFLELLANEQAAQPASAMNEGA; this is encoded by the coding sequence ATGACCACCCCCAGCGCGAGCATCCCCAGCGCCACAACTCCGGCAGCAGCTGACCACATCATCACCGTTGCACTCATCGGGGAGGGCATCTCAGCTTCCTTCACCCCACCGATGCACGAGCGCGAGGCCGAACATCTTGGACTTCACTATCGCTACGAGACCTGGGACCTTCTCACAATGCAGGAGAGCGCAGACGACATCGGCCTCCTCCTCGACCGCGCTCGCGATCGTGGGCTTGCTGCCCTCAACATCACGCACCCGTGCAAGCAGCGTGTGCTCGCACACCTCGATGAGCTGAGCCCCGAGGCAGCGCACCTTGGGGCGGTCAACCTCGTACTCATCCGCGACGGGCGATTCATCGGCCACAACACCGACTGGACCGGGTTTCGCGCGGCCGTGCTAGACGGTCTCCCCTCGATCGCCGGCAGTTCGGTAGCCCAGTTCGGCACCGGCGGCGCCGGAGCGGCAACGGCCTACGCCCTGCTTGACCTTGGCGTTTCGACGCTCACCCTGGTTGACGTCGACTCCGCGCGAGCCCTCGCGGCCGCCGACTCGCTGCAGGCCAATTTCCCCTCGGCACGCGTGACCGCCGCATCCGCAGTCGACGCCCCTCTCTTCCTCGGCCAGCAACAGGGCGTTGTGCATGCCACCCCAACGGGAATGGCGGAACATCCAGGGGTCGCGTTCGACGTGTCGCTCCTCAACCCGGATGCCTGGGTCGCCGACGTGGTCTACCGCCCCCTGCGCACGCAGCTTATTGAGCAGGCATCGGCGGCAGGGCATGCCGTTCTCGACGGCGGCCGCATGGCGGTCGGGCAGGCGGCCGACAGCATCCGACTCATCACTGGAATTGAGCCAAAACCAGAGCGGATGCGGAAGCATTTTCTCGAACTCCTCGCCAATGAGCAGGCGGCGCAGCCTGCCTCAGCGATGAACGAAGGTGCTTAA
- a CDS encoding bifunctional sugar phosphate isomerase/epimerase/4-hydroxyphenylpyruvate dioxygenase family protein: MKTSIATVCIGGTLEAKLAATAAAGFDGIEVFENDLIGSDLSPEDIRSMCGDLGLSIDLYQPFRDFEGVTEEQLVKNLRRAERKFELMHRLGTDTILVCSNVATATDSSDSLAVDQLGRLGELAAKHEVKVAYEALAWGKHVSRFLHSWRIVEAVNHANVGVCLDSFHILSRGDDPAGIAAIPGDKIFFCQLADAPALSMDVLSWSRHYRLFPGEGAWDLPAFVSRVLDTGYAGPLSLEVFNDVFRQTDPFVTAKEAYRSLVSLDESVQASRGQALGSTVDAAGSAIPSAPASSGLSFIELSEGLSHETPQLLNALGFQDVGLHRRKNVSLWTRDGVNVVVNHDLVGPAAIASLGVDVPDVAAASQRAAALHAEVTPRDEAGDEDSMAGFVTPDGTKLFFSADKRRWRSEFPPAPEGDASQTAPTRFDGFDHIALMQPWQRADEAVLFYRSVLGLSGAGSLDVPGVRGLVQSRTLESPGSAIRLALNVPPGEPNVETILPVHFALACTNLVATVRELKAAGVQLLPIPRNYYDDLQARFDLTDEEIETYQSLDILFDRDASGSFLQAYTTTGGNLFIELVERQDGYTGYGAANAPVRMASQQRRTTA; the protein is encoded by the coding sequence ATGAAAACATCCATTGCAACCGTCTGCATCGGCGGAACGCTTGAGGCAAAACTTGCCGCAACTGCCGCCGCAGGGTTTGACGGCATTGAGGTGTTTGAAAACGACCTCATTGGCAGCGACCTGAGCCCCGAAGACATCAGGAGCATGTGCGGCGATCTCGGCCTCAGCATCGACCTGTACCAGCCGTTCCGCGACTTCGAGGGAGTAACGGAGGAGCAGCTTGTCAAGAACCTGCGACGGGCCGAGCGGAAATTTGAGCTCATGCACCGGCTGGGAACAGACACCATCCTAGTCTGCTCAAATGTGGCTACCGCAACCGACAGCTCAGATTCCCTCGCCGTTGACCAGCTCGGTCGACTCGGCGAGTTGGCCGCAAAGCACGAGGTAAAGGTTGCCTACGAGGCGCTCGCCTGGGGCAAACACGTATCGCGTTTCCTGCACTCGTGGCGAATTGTTGAGGCCGTCAACCACGCCAACGTTGGGGTGTGCCTCGACAGCTTCCACATTCTTTCGCGTGGCGACGATCCCGCCGGAATCGCGGCGATTCCTGGCGACAAGATTTTCTTCTGCCAGCTTGCCGATGCCCCCGCGCTGTCGATGGATGTGCTCAGCTGGAGCCGCCACTATCGGCTTTTCCCGGGTGAGGGCGCGTGGGACCTGCCCGCGTTTGTCTCCCGCGTCCTCGATACCGGATACGCTGGCCCGCTGTCGCTTGAGGTATTCAACGATGTGTTCCGCCAGACCGACCCCTTCGTCACCGCAAAAGAGGCTTATCGCTCACTCGTGAGCCTTGACGAATCCGTTCAAGCAAGCCGCGGCCAGGCGCTCGGTTCAACGGTGGATGCCGCAGGCTCGGCCATCCCGTCGGCCCCCGCAAGCTCCGGCCTCAGCTTTATCGAGCTGAGCGAAGGCCTCAGCCACGAAACTCCGCAGCTGCTCAACGCCCTCGGATTTCAGGATGTTGGCCTGCACCGACGCAAAAACGTGTCACTGTGGACCCGCGACGGCGTCAACGTTGTGGTCAACCACGATCTTGTCGGCCCAGCGGCCATCGCCTCGCTTGGGGTTGACGTTCCAGATGTTGCTGCGGCAAGCCAACGCGCCGCGGCCCTCCACGCAGAGGTCACGCCTCGCGACGAGGCCGGCGACGAAGACAGCATGGCCGGCTTTGTCACGCCAGACGGGACAAAGCTCTTCTTCAGCGCGGATAAACGCCGCTGGCGCAGCGAGTTTCCGCCCGCCCCAGAAGGGGATGCATCACAGACCGCTCCCACCCGGTTTGACGGCTTTGACCACATCGCGCTCATGCAACCGTGGCAGCGCGCTGACGAGGCCGTCCTGTTCTACCGCAGCGTGCTTGGGCTGTCCGGAGCCGGAAGTCTCGACGTTCCCGGCGTGCGTGGCCTCGTGCAGAGTCGTACCCTCGAATCACCAGGCTCCGCCATCCGCCTCGCCCTCAACGTGCCACCGGGCGAGCCAAACGTCGAAACCATTCTGCCGGTGCACTTTGCGCTCGCATGCACCAACCTCGTTGCAACGGTTCGCGAGCTCAAAGCCGCTGGTGTGCAGCTCCTCCCCATCCCCCGCAACTACTACGACGATCTGCAGGCCCGCTTCGATCTCACCGACGAGGAGATCGAAACCTACCAATCGCTCGACATCCTCTTCGACCGGGATGCGAGCGGCAGCTTCCTGCAGGCCTACACGACCACCGGCGGCAACCTCTTTATCGAACTGGTTGAGCGTCAAGACGGCTATACCGGCTACGGGGCGGCAAATGCCCCCGTTCGCATGGCCTCACAGCAGCGCCGCACAACGGCCTAA
- a CDS encoding MFS transporter: MMTQPTVSVANPKKAAIAAWIGSALEYYDFFIYGTAAALVFSRVFFPDSDPLVGTLLALATFGVGYLARPLGAFVLGHMGDTIGRKRVLVLTVMLMGIATVVVGFLPTYEQVGILAPILLVLMRLIQGFSAGGEQAGANSSSLEHAPANRRAFVTSFTLSGTQAGQILATAVFIPVALLPEDQLLSWGWRVPFWLSGVVVVVALVIRRTLDETPVFTGEIASNVITEGPLKVLFRDHLGAVIRVICCAVVASVSTIFTVYALSYAVNTVGLDRTTILWVGVLSNVIALAAIPLFASLSDRIGRKPVFLFGTIGSAVLMFGYLWAISVGNYPLIFVFGLVLFGCVYSAINGVWPAFYGEMFPTSVRLSGTAIGTQIGFAIAGFSPTIAGAIAGDGNNAWFLVALFTAGLCLINVIAVATARETHKVPMSQLGKAPVEPAPARATASR, from the coding sequence ATGATGACCCAACCAACCGTTTCCGTCGCCAATCCCAAAAAGGCGGCAATCGCTGCCTGGATCGGCAGCGCGCTCGAATACTACGACTTCTTTATCTACGGAACGGCGGCGGCCCTAGTCTTTAGCCGCGTCTTCTTCCCCGACTCGGACCCCTTGGTTGGCACGCTGCTTGCCCTCGCGACCTTCGGCGTTGGCTACCTTGCCCGCCCGCTCGGCGCGTTTGTGCTTGGTCACATGGGCGACACGATCGGCCGCAAGCGAGTGTTGGTCCTGACCGTGATGCTCATGGGCATCGCGACCGTGGTTGTTGGCTTCCTGCCAACCTACGAACAGGTTGGCATCCTTGCTCCGATCTTGCTCGTACTCATGCGACTCATCCAAGGATTTTCCGCGGGTGGAGAGCAGGCAGGCGCAAACTCGTCATCGCTTGAGCACGCCCCGGCAAACCGCCGCGCGTTTGTCACAAGCTTCACGCTCAGCGGAACGCAGGCAGGCCAAATTCTGGCCACGGCTGTCTTCATCCCCGTTGCACTTTTGCCTGAAGACCAGTTGCTTTCCTGGGGATGGCGCGTGCCATTCTGGCTCAGCGGGGTCGTCGTCGTTGTTGCGCTTGTCATCCGACGCACCCTTGATGAGACACCAGTCTTTACCGGCGAGATCGCCAGCAACGTCATTACTGAGGGCCCACTCAAGGTACTGTTCCGCGACCACCTCGGCGCCGTCATCCGCGTGATCTGCTGCGCCGTTGTTGCTTCGGTCAGCACCATCTTCACCGTCTACGCGCTGTCGTATGCGGTGAACACGGTAGGGCTCGACCGCACAACAATTCTGTGGGTTGGTGTGCTCTCGAACGTGATAGCCCTCGCCGCGATCCCACTGTTTGCCTCGCTGTCGGACCGTATTGGCCGCAAGCCGGTCTTCCTGTTTGGAACCATAGGCAGCGCCGTGCTGATGTTTGGATACCTCTGGGCCATCTCGGTCGGAAACTACCCGCTCATCTTCGTCTTTGGACTCGTCCTGTTCGGCTGCGTCTACAGCGCCATCAACGGCGTCTGGCCCGCGTTCTACGGCGAGATGTTCCCAACCTCGGTCCGCCTGTCAGGAACGGCAATCGGAACCCAAATTGGTTTTGCGATTGCAGGTTTCTCGCCGACCATCGCCGGTGCCATTGCCGGAGACGGCAACAACGCGTGGTTCCTTGTTGCGCTCTTTACCGCTGGCCTGTGCCTCATCAACGTGATCGCCGTGGCAACGGCACGCGAAACGCATAAGGTACCAATGTCACAGCTGGGTAAAGCGCCCGTCGAGCCCGCGCCGGCACGGGCCACCGCTTCGCGGTAG
- a CDS encoding TetR/AcrR family transcriptional regulator translates to MAEHALEQQVADPRRRRDAERTQADILRVATQEFADVGFAGARVDEIAKKTQTAKRMIYYYFGSKEGLYLRVMEIAYETVRNGERDLDMSDLPPADGLRKLAEFTYDHHTSHRDFIRLVSIENIHRAEHIANSETIPDLNQVAVETLSDLLTRGQRAGIFRSDLDALDVHMMISAYSFFHVANRYTFRTIFGRDLLEQGRHEHYRTLIGDMVVAAVTDLAADSPVN, encoded by the coding sequence ATGGCTGAGCACGCGCTAGAACAACAGGTCGCTGACCCCCGCCGCCGACGCGATGCCGAACGCACACAGGCCGATATTCTCCGCGTTGCAACGCAGGAATTTGCCGACGTCGGATTTGCCGGGGCCAGGGTCGACGAGATCGCCAAGAAGACGCAAACGGCAAAGCGGATGATCTACTACTACTTCGGCTCAAAAGAGGGCCTCTACCTCCGCGTCATGGAGATTGCCTACGAAACGGTCCGCAACGGCGAGCGCGACCTCGACATGTCAGATTTGCCTCCGGCCGACGGGCTCCGCAAGCTCGCCGAGTTCACCTACGATCACCACACCTCTCACCGCGACTTTATTCGTTTGGTGAGCATCGAGAACATCCACAGGGCCGAGCACATTGCCAATTCCGAGACGATCCCCGACCTCAACCAGGTTGCGGTAGAGACGCTCTCTGATTTGCTCACGCGAGGGCAGCGGGCCGGCATCTTCCGGTCTGATCTTGATGCACTCGACGTGCACATGATGATCAGCGCCTATTCATTTTTCCACGTGGCTAACCGGTACACGTTCCGTACGATTTTTGGCAGGGACCTGCTTGAACAAGGGCGCCACGAACACTACCGGACCCTCATCGGCGATATGGTGGTTGCTGCCGTGACCGACCTGGCCGCGGATTCGCCTGTCAACTAG